In Sebaldella sp. S0638, a single genomic region encodes these proteins:
- a CDS encoding SDR family NAD(P)-dependent oxidoreductase, whose protein sequence is MKTVIITGANSGLGFECAKNILLESQDYFIVMACRNIEKAEKAKSELIEITKNENIGVMQLNLSSLSSVREFAKDYEKAQYPPLFGIVCNAGISNSNGGTTEDGFDMIFGTNHLGHFLLTALLLPLIKGDGRITVVSSDMHNPPNGLIYPGVEVLADPDSEINDKYSQSKLCNLYFTYELTGKLSEIGKNITVNAFNPGLLTDTNFHVNSNRHFTEEAMKMFADRVGVLSESGKALADMVTKPYYGEHTGKYNDRGKEIPSSELSYNKENAEKLWESSVNYTKLQSEETLDGLL, encoded by the coding sequence ATGAAAACAGTGATTATAACTGGAGCAAACTCAGGATTGGGATTCGAGTGTGCTAAAAATATACTTTTGGAAAGTCAGGATTATTTTATTGTTATGGCTTGCCGAAATATTGAAAAAGCAGAGAAAGCAAAATCTGAATTAATAGAAATAACAAAAAATGAAAATATTGGTGTAATGCAGCTAAATTTATCATCGCTGAGTTCTGTGAGAGAGTTCGCAAAAGATTACGAAAAGGCTCAATATCCTCCCTTATTCGGAATTGTATGCAATGCCGGAATATCAAATAGTAATGGCGGGACTACAGAAGATGGATTTGATATGATTTTTGGAACAAATCATCTGGGACACTTTCTTCTGACAGCTTTGCTTTTACCTTTAATCAAAGGAGACGGCCGTATTACTGTAGTGAGCAGTGACATGCATAATCCGCCTAACGGATTGATTTATCCGGGTGTGGAAGTATTGGCTGATCCTGATTCAGAGATAAATGACAAATATTCACAGAGTAAATTGTGTAATTTGTATTTTACATATGAATTAACGGGAAAGCTGTCTGAAATAGGAAAAAATATTACTGTAAATGCTTTTAATCCGGGATTGCTTACAGATACTAATTTTCATGTTAACAGTAATCGTCATTTTACTGAGGAAGCTATGAAAATGTTCGCAGACAGAGTAGGAGTTTTATCGGAATCTGGAAAAGCTTTGGCAGATATGGTAACAAAGCCTTATTACGGGGAACATACAGGGAAATATAACGACAGAGGAAAAGAGATACCGTCTTCGGAACTTTCTTATAATAAGGAAAATGCTGAAAAATTATGGGAAAGCAGTGTGAATTATACTAAATTACAAAGTGAAGAAACTCTTGACGGGCTTTTATAA